A genomic region of Paenibacillus sp. PL2-23 contains the following coding sequences:
- a CDS encoding polysaccharide biosynthesis protein produces the protein MRKVDIEALDVGKLLGRQSLTPATPDDVHYLRDRVVLITGAGGSIGSELALQAAAQGPRKLLLLGHGENSIFLIDRTIREQFPQLAVESLIADIQDRAQIDEVFRKHGPQVVFHAAAHKHVPLMEKNRMAAIQNNIWGTGIVAELAKAHKALKFIFISTDKAVYPANMMGATKRVSEMIIQQLSQNSQTEFSVVRFGNVLESRGSVIPIFKRQIADGGPVTVSHPDMMRYFMSIPEAVHLVLHAGALSVGGEIFILDMGEPVNVLELAKAMIRQAGLEPGRDIPIQFIGIRPGEKLRELLTYEEEIVAPSAHPRISVIRPKPLNSPLLSSDLERLAKLRPGHTDMAMELLAAIIQNGQSELSGSE, from the coding sequence ATGCGGAAGGTGGACATTGAAGCTCTGGATGTGGGCAAGCTGCTCGGTCGGCAGAGCTTGACGCCCGCCACCCCTGACGACGTCCATTATTTGCGGGATCGCGTCGTTCTAATTACGGGAGCGGGAGGCTCCATTGGCTCTGAGCTTGCGCTTCAGGCTGCGGCACAAGGTCCAAGGAAGCTGCTGCTGCTGGGACACGGGGAAAATAGTATTTTTCTAATAGATAGAACCATTAGAGAGCAATTTCCGCAGCTTGCTGTAGAAAGTCTTATAGCTGACATCCAGGACCGCGCTCAAATTGATGAAGTATTCCGTAAGCATGGACCGCAGGTCGTCTTCCATGCCGCCGCGCACAAGCATGTGCCGCTGATGGAGAAGAACAGGATGGCGGCTATTCAGAACAACATATGGGGAACTGGCATTGTTGCAGAGCTTGCGAAGGCGCACAAGGCCCTCAAGTTTATTTTTATCTCGACGGACAAAGCCGTATATCCCGCCAATATGATGGGAGCGACCAAACGAGTCAGCGAAATGATCATCCAGCAATTGTCCCAAAATAGCCAGACCGAATTTTCAGTTGTCCGCTTCGGCAATGTGCTGGAAAGCCGGGGCAGCGTCATTCCGATCTTCAAAAGACAGATAGCCGATGGCGGTCCTGTGACGGTGTCGCATCCCGATATGATGCGCTACTTCATGTCCATTCCGGAGGCCGTTCACCTCGTTCTGCACGCCGGCGCCTTATCCGTGGGCGGTGAAATTTTTATTCTGGACATGGGTGAGCCCGTTAACGTGCTAGAGCTGGCAAAAGCGATGATTCGCCAAGCTGGACTAGAGCCGGGGCGCGACATTCCAATTCAATTCATCGGCATCCGCCCTGGAGAGAAGCTTCGGGAATTGTTGACCTACGAGGAGGAAATCGTAGCGCCGAGCGCTCATCCCCGCATATCCGTCATTCGACCCAAGCCTCTGAACAGCCCGCTGCTGTCCAGCGATTTGGAGCGGCTGGCTAAGCTTCGGCCAGGGCATACGGATATGGCTATGGAGCTGCTTGCTGCAATCATCCAGAACGGGCAGAGCGAGCTGAGCGGCTCTGAATAA
- a CDS encoding glycosyltransferase, with protein METFAKEALDKYDVFHFHGALTFSNSYSYPDLPLLEGKKKVMNFWGSEVRQASIARRSNPYVRVKTMEETEIVERLRLLANHFEHVIVPDYEILEYVGPYFKHVHLVHYVVDHRGLKPIYPNCQEKKPLIVHAPSDPYIKGTEFVEQAIERLAGRANFEFKLIQKMPHAEAMKWYEKADIIVDQVCLGVYSILSIESMLLGKPVIAYIRDDLRMQYPPELPVVSANPYTIELTLLYLLQHPEKRQRLGERGREYAIKVHSPEKIASQLMAIYKQL; from the coding sequence ATGGAGACTTTCGCGAAGGAGGCTCTGGACAAATACGATGTTTTTCATTTCCACGGGGCATTAACCTTCTCGAACAGCTATTCCTATCCAGACTTGCCCTTGCTGGAGGGCAAGAAGAAGGTGATGAATTTCTGGGGCTCTGAGGTGCGTCAAGCCTCTATCGCCCGGAGAAGCAATCCCTACGTAAGAGTGAAGACGATGGAGGAGACGGAGATTGTCGAGAGGCTGAGGCTGCTCGCTAACCACTTTGAGCATGTCATCGTTCCGGATTATGAGATTCTGGAGTATGTCGGACCTTATTTCAAGCATGTTCACCTCGTTCATTATGTGGTAGACCACAGAGGATTGAAGCCCATATATCCCAATTGCCAGGAGAAAAAGCCGCTTATTGTGCATGCCCCAAGCGATCCGTATATTAAAGGAACGGAGTTTGTAGAGCAGGCGATCGAGCGGCTTGCGGGAAGGGCGAATTTTGAATTTAAGCTCATTCAGAAAATGCCGCATGCCGAAGCGATGAAATGGTATGAGAAAGCGGATATTATTGTGGATCAGGTATGCTTAGGCGTATATTCCATTCTCTCTATTGAAAGCATGCTTCTCGGCAAGCCGGTCATCGCGTATATCAGGGATGATCTGAGGATGCAATATCCCCCGGAGCTGCCCGTTGTATCGGCTAATCCATATACAATTGAGCTGACGCTGCTGTATTTGCTGCAGCATCCGGAGAAGCGTCAGCGTCTGGGCGAGCGGGGGCGTGAATATGCAATCAAGGTGCATTCGCCGGAGAAGATTGCCTCTCAGCTGATGGCGATATATAAGCAGTTGTAA
- a CDS encoding glucoamylase family protein yields MEWNQTKLREHAHKLALEHDPHGKRVSSKSLWTWMEEDVNELRRFMAELNDRAIPCEQPAEEWLMDHSEFLESELAGIHMELDDFPSKSLPVLSKSARTRVSSICEAYLAYTDGLLDEDLFVSYLEAYQEVAVLTSAEAGVLPVMLKMELVRRLVTLAKPLQERRAICRQVDRMLSAIPVSELTPERLKGALDEEGIELPLSGAMIVHLVKHLREHAEDSAHVGEWLICKLENEPSDLDSILSYEYRLQAEYQVGIGNVIGSLRKLSRWLWSELFERISVIEQTLRREKAGDYPRLDAASRGTLRHRVEQLARRMRVPENLVASQAVSLAEAYTENTDASEGAHGGLPARGSYVSYYLLDARGMKVLQQALKQCGKAGALPEAGLRLRASGLYLQMASLGTLIAVAVMSTIVGTGAAYDFPISAGAFAVCVLLLLLPASEWAVTALHWFIERMTRPIRLLRYDFSGGVPSEARTMVVIPVIWSRPDNIRATFDRLELHYLANRDPHIHFAVLSDFKDAAEEKLPEDEELIRIAKAELDRLNSDYPEASFHLFHRNRLWNPSEKAWMGWERKRGKLEEFVKLLKGMPGTSYGIQYGDPAILQDIRYVITLDADTQLPLESARRMIGAIHLPYNRPRLDATGTFVEEGYGVLQPRIGMTYESAQKSRLTSLFAHEAGLDPYAFAVSDPYQDAIGQGIFTGKGIFDVDTFHAALGGRFPENRVLSHDLLEGGYLRAGLLSDIELIDDHPPTFLAHQKRQHRWTRGDWQLLPWLKSSVKNGQGELAPNRLSLMTRWQIADNLRRSLLQPALLAILIAAPLLPGSPLRWYGIALFTLLLPVIRQLFTLDGLLRNPGGILRTSAHVLLSFITLPFQSAMQLDAILCTLYRMLVSKRRMLEWTSQAEVERLSGNSGAPPLAGMLGGYVLTALMLIAIPLPDVSGGTKGIVLAAVLLWSMAPLFVRWLDASPQHGEAAFTEQETETLRGLSRDIWSFYEDFVTEKENWLPPDNVQLEPDRGVAHRTSPTNIGMYAVCAVAARDFGFIDTPGLIERLERTVGTMERMEKWEGHLYNWYDTQSLAPLMPVYVSTVDSGNLVAALLAVKEGLLEWMQSDWSSQPASGGTHEKDRRHTNRFEVAFSAELGSPGKNDWMIRGSRLAERIDALARGTDFRQLYDARTNLFALGYHVSRRERDDILYDLLASEARQASFVAIAMGQVPVSHWNALGRTMTKVDGRPALLSWSGTMFEYLMPWLLMRTYRQTIWDSTYKAVVSRQIQYAKQRKVPFGISESGYFAFDHQLNYQYRAFGVPGLGFKRGLEQDLVLAPYATIMALPYAPKEGLRALKKMEELGGRGPYGYYEAMDFTPRRLKREHRHEVIRSFMAHHQGMSMLTLSNLLLPHSMIDRFHRNKEVRAAELLLQERIPREVRMIQHPALSRSLLERDAVPNTSEPVREFTSPHTATPEACVLSNGRFSTVVTASGSGFSSWEGLSVTRWREEPVMDSWGAYIYVRDVGNDRIWSPSFQPCRTETPEQRARFEPDKASFERRFGDVLTLMEICVSPETDAEVRRITLTNESSEPKMLEVTTYLELALANPIADDAHTAFSKLFIRTAYDESSGCLIASRRKREAKDQDLWAAHALVAEGAASAEPEFETDRSAFIGRGYRLEEPQSIRSRLKGKTGSVADPAFVMRRRVKVEPGAQAVFYAVTSVSETKEGALGAAAGITKTHAVERTFQMAWTRSRIELRSLGLEQAEAFVFQRLAAQVLYTPPLSGERSSRILANVKGQPGLWAFGISGDRPVVVAEIDKRSRLPFVIKLLTGHEYLRRLGIRFDLVLLNRSADGYEQDLQDALSRAVEHGVDRFGAGHANIHVLPVGRLSEEDMTLLLSVARLLLRSSGPSLAVQLRQLRGVREHGSLKARAVERSRTRSERQGDALDSAALSDHADSAELLPMDKPASPSQEGRAVTLDAKDVLFHNGWGGFTPDGKQYKLLIEGGKHLPAPWINVLSNPGFGAIVSELGTGYTFWRNSRECKLTPWSNDPVLDPPGEIGYLRDEDSGGLWTLTPCAGNDASPYLVTHGLGHSSFEHERYGIRHTLKLFVPMDDPVKIMRLRLTNHSAVTRRMSVTYYAEWVIGVQRQSNASFIASEWDHDAEILTAQNRYQEIFREATPFLGVFPQGIKDEDGLSWTADQLGFVGRNGSVERPSALSRVSLDKRVGVHAASCGAVQRKLTLKPGEEMEVIILLGCATSRAQAAALAQEYSDSARCDAAWQGTSSHWEETLEQIVVDTPSQETNILLNGWLLYQSLACRMWARTAFYQAGGAFGFRDQLQDSLAILHTRPELTRRQILLSASHQYEEGDVQHWWHEETSRGIRTLFSDDLLWLPYTVSRYIDHTGDRTVLDEVVAYITSETLREGEHERYEETVRSQQAGSVYEHCCRAIDKSLQRIGEHGLPHIGVGDWNDGMNLVGDEGRGESVWLGWFLCEVLKRFEPLCESLGEQDRGDRYRLAREKLAEALHEHGWDGQWYRRAFTDAGTWLGSLQNEECRIDAIAQSWSVISGAGAPDRAQQAMTSFDRELVDRDMGVVRLLAPPFDRTEPSPGYIQGYPPGIRENGAQYTHGVIWSIVAWCKLGRGDKAFELFRMLNPVNHTRTEREVRTYYGEPYVMAADVYTAEPHQGHAGWTWYTGASSWMYQSGIEWILGLRKQDKRLYLNPCVPAEWPGFHAAYRYGQTRYHLSFLRERDGDFDLIAGQETYIELEDSGGDRHLTIQLQ; encoded by the coding sequence ATGGAATGGAATCAAACGAAGTTGCGTGAACATGCTCATAAGCTCGCACTGGAGCATGACCCACACGGCAAGCGGGTTTCTTCAAAGTCGCTATGGACGTGGATGGAGGAGGACGTTAACGAGCTCAGACGGTTTATGGCTGAGCTGAACGACCGTGCCATCCCCTGCGAGCAGCCTGCCGAGGAATGGCTGATGGATCATTCCGAATTTCTGGAGTCAGAGCTGGCCGGCATTCATATGGAGCTGGATGACTTCCCGTCGAAATCGCTGCCGGTGCTAAGCAAAAGCGCCAGAACAAGAGTGTCCTCCATATGCGAGGCCTATCTGGCCTATACGGACGGACTGCTGGACGAGGACCTGTTCGTCTCCTATCTGGAAGCGTATCAGGAGGTAGCTGTTCTCACCTCCGCCGAAGCGGGAGTCCTCCCTGTTATGCTGAAGATGGAGCTGGTGCGAAGGCTTGTCACACTAGCCAAGCCGCTCCAGGAGAGACGCGCGATCTGCAGACAGGTAGACCGCATGCTGTCAGCGATTCCGGTGTCGGAGCTGACGCCGGAGCGCCTCAAGGGGGCGCTGGACGAGGAAGGCATTGAGCTGCCGTTATCCGGCGCGATGATCGTCCATCTGGTGAAGCATCTGAGAGAGCACGCCGAGGATTCAGCGCATGTCGGAGAATGGCTGATCTGCAAGCTGGAGAATGAGCCCTCGGATCTGGACTCCATCTTATCCTACGAATACCGGCTTCAAGCAGAATATCAGGTCGGCATTGGCAACGTGATCGGCAGTCTGCGGAAGCTTTCGAGATGGCTGTGGAGCGAGCTGTTCGAACGAATCAGCGTCATTGAACAGACGCTGCGGCGGGAGAAGGCCGGCGATTATCCGCGATTGGACGCAGCCAGCCGGGGCACGCTGCGCCATCGGGTCGAGCAGTTGGCCCGCCGCATGAGAGTGCCGGAAAATTTGGTCGCTTCCCAAGCCGTAAGCTTGGCAGAAGCGTATACAGAGAACACTGATGCTTCGGAAGGCGCGCACGGCGGACTGCCTGCCAGAGGCAGCTATGTGTCTTATTACTTGCTGGATGCGCGCGGCATGAAAGTGCTGCAGCAGGCGCTCAAGCAATGCGGCAAAGCAGGCGCGCTGCCAGAAGCCGGCCTTCGTCTGCGCGCCTCCGGTCTGTACCTGCAGATGGCATCGCTTGGCACACTGATCGCAGTGGCCGTCATGTCCACAATAGTCGGCACGGGAGCGGCATACGATTTCCCGATCTCCGCGGGCGCCTTCGCTGTCTGCGTGTTGCTGCTGCTCCTTCCCGCCAGCGAGTGGGCGGTAACTGCCCTGCACTGGTTTATTGAACGAATGACAAGGCCCATCCGTCTGCTTCGTTATGACTTTTCCGGAGGCGTGCCGTCTGAAGCGAGGACTATGGTGGTCATTCCGGTCATCTGGAGCAGACCGGACAATATTAGAGCGACCTTCGACCGGCTGGAGCTTCATTATTTGGCCAATCGCGATCCCCATATCCACTTTGCCGTGCTCAGCGATTTCAAGGATGCGGCTGAAGAGAAGCTGCCGGAGGATGAGGAGCTGATCCGCATCGCCAAAGCCGAGCTTGACCGGCTGAACAGTGACTATCCGGAAGCATCCTTCCACTTGTTCCATCGCAATCGGTTATGGAATCCGTCCGAGAAGGCTTGGATGGGCTGGGAGCGCAAGCGGGGCAAGCTGGAGGAATTCGTCAAGCTGCTGAAGGGCATGCCGGGGACCAGCTATGGCATCCAGTACGGGGATCCAGCCATATTGCAGGATATCCGGTATGTCATTACGCTGGACGCCGATACGCAGCTACCGCTGGAGAGCGCCCGCCGCATGATCGGAGCCATCCATTTGCCGTATAACCGGCCGAGGCTGGATGCGACCGGTACGTTTGTAGAAGAAGGCTACGGCGTGCTGCAGCCTCGAATCGGCATGACCTACGAAAGCGCGCAGAAGTCGAGACTGACATCGCTGTTCGCCCACGAAGCGGGGCTTGACCCTTACGCGTTTGCGGTGTCGGACCCTTATCAGGACGCCATTGGCCAAGGCATCTTCACGGGCAAAGGCATCTTCGACGTCGACACCTTCCATGCTGCACTAGGAGGCCGCTTCCCGGAGAACCGCGTGCTCAGCCACGACCTGCTGGAGGGCGGCTACCTGCGTGCCGGTCTGCTGTCGGATATCGAGCTGATCGACGATCACCCGCCGACCTTCCTGGCGCATCAGAAAAGACAGCACCGCTGGACGCGCGGCGATTGGCAGCTGCTTCCTTGGCTGAAGTCTTCTGTGAAGAACGGCCAAGGCGAGCTCGCCCCCAATCGACTATCGCTCATGACGCGCTGGCAGATCGCGGACAACCTTAGGCGAAGCCTGCTTCAGCCTGCTCTTCTGGCCATACTGATAGCGGCGCCGCTGCTGCCGGGCTCTCCCCTGCGTTGGTACGGGATTGCCCTGTTCACGCTGCTGCTGCCCGTTATTCGCCAGCTCTTTACGCTCGATGGACTGCTTCGTAATCCGGGAGGCATTCTGCGGACGTCAGCTCATGTGCTGCTGTCCTTCATTACCCTGCCGTTCCAGAGCGCCATGCAGCTTGACGCGATCCTGTGCACGCTGTATCGCATGCTGGTATCGAAGCGTCGTATGCTGGAATGGACCAGCCAGGCGGAGGTGGAGCGGCTGAGCGGCAACTCGGGGGCTCCGCCGCTAGCGGGCATGCTCGGCGGCTACGTTCTGACCGCGCTTATGCTTATAGCCATCCCTCTGCCAGACGTATCAGGGGGTACGAAAGGCATTGTGCTGGCTGCTGTTCTGCTATGGAGCATGGCGCCGCTGTTCGTCCGCTGGCTGGACGCTTCGCCTCAGCATGGCGAAGCCGCGTTTACCGAGCAGGAGACGGAGACGCTGCGCGGGCTGTCTCGGGATATTTGGTCCTTCTATGAGGACTTCGTCACGGAGAAGGAGAACTGGCTGCCCCCGGACAATGTGCAGCTGGAGCCGGATCGTGGCGTGGCGCACCGGACCTCTCCTACGAATATTGGGATGTATGCCGTATGCGCCGTCGCCGCTAGAGACTTCGGCTTCATTGATACGCCTGGCCTGATCGAGCGGCTGGAGCGTACGGTTGGCACAATGGAGAGGATGGAGAAGTGGGAGGGCCATCTGTATAACTGGTACGACACCCAATCGCTGGCCCCTCTGATGCCGGTCTACGTATCTACCGTCGACTCAGGCAATTTGGTGGCAGCGCTCCTGGCAGTCAAGGAAGGATTGCTGGAGTGGATGCAAAGCGACTGGAGCAGCCAGCCGGCTTCTGGCGGGACCCATGAGAAGGATCGCCGCCACACCAATCGATTCGAGGTCGCCTTCTCCGCGGAGCTGGGCTCTCCCGGCAAGAACGACTGGATGATCCGCGGCAGCCGGCTAGCGGAGCGAATTGACGCGCTGGCGCGTGGAACCGACTTCCGGCAGCTCTACGATGCCAGAACCAATCTGTTTGCGCTAGGCTATCATGTGTCCCGGCGAGAGCGGGACGACATTCTATACGATCTGCTGGCTTCCGAGGCGAGACAAGCAAGCTTCGTCGCCATTGCGATGGGACAGGTGCCGGTCTCCCATTGGAACGCGCTTGGAAGAACAATGACCAAGGTCGACGGCAGGCCCGCTCTCCTGTCGTGGAGCGGCACGATGTTCGAATATTTGATGCCGTGGCTGCTCATGAGAACATACCGCCAGACGATCTGGGACAGCACCTATAAGGCCGTTGTTTCCAGGCAAATTCAATATGCGAAGCAGCGAAAAGTGCCGTTCGGCATATCCGAATCCGGCTACTTCGCCTTCGATCATCAGCTGAACTACCAGTATCGCGCGTTCGGGGTTCCCGGTCTGGGGTTCAAGCGCGGGCTGGAGCAGGATCTGGTGCTGGCCCCTTACGCTACCATCATGGCATTGCCGTATGCCCCCAAGGAGGGATTGCGCGCGCTGAAGAAGATGGAGGAGCTTGGCGGACGAGGGCCTTATGGCTACTACGAAGCCATGGATTTTACGCCGCGGCGGCTGAAGCGGGAGCACCGCCATGAGGTCATCCGCAGCTTTATGGCCCACCATCAGGGCATGAGCATGCTGACCCTGTCCAATCTGCTGCTTCCCCATTCCATGATCGATCGTTTCCATCGGAACAAGGAGGTGCGTGCGGCGGAGCTGCTGCTTCAGGAACGAATTCCTCGCGAGGTCCGAATGATCCAGCATCCCGCCTTGTCTCGTTCATTATTAGAGCGGGACGCGGTGCCGAATACCTCGGAGCCGGTGCGGGAATTCACTTCGCCGCATACCGCGACCCCCGAGGCTTGCGTCTTGTCCAACGGCAGATTCAGCACGGTCGTCACAGCAAGCGGCAGCGGCTTCAGCAGCTGGGAAGGCTTGTCCGTCACACGGTGGCGGGAGGAGCCCGTTATGGACTCATGGGGCGCCTATATCTATGTCCGGGACGTCGGCAACGATCGGATATGGTCCCCTTCGTTCCAGCCTTGCCGGACCGAAACGCCGGAGCAGCGCGCTCGCTTCGAGCCGGACAAGGCGTCCTTCGAGCGCCGCTTCGGCGACGTGCTGACGCTTATGGAAATATGCGTATCGCCGGAGACCGACGCGGAGGTGCGCCGCATTACGCTTACGAATGAAAGCAGCGAGCCGAAGATGCTGGAGGTGACCACCTATCTGGAGCTGGCGCTTGCGAATCCCATCGCGGACGATGCGCATACCGCCTTCAGCAAGCTGTTTATCCGGACGGCTTACGACGAGAGCAGCGGCTGCCTTATCGCGAGCCGCCGCAAGCGCGAAGCCAAGGATCAGGACCTGTGGGCTGCCCACGCCTTGGTGGCTGAGGGAGCTGCGTCTGCGGAGCCGGAATTCGAAACGGACCGCTCAGCCTTCATCGGTCGGGGCTATCGCCTGGAGGAGCCGCAATCCATTCGCTCGCGGCTCAAAGGCAAGACGGGCTCTGTCGCGGATCCTGCCTTCGTCATGAGACGGCGTGTGAAGGTAGAGCCTGGCGCGCAGGCCGTATTCTATGCCGTTACTTCGGTATCCGAAACGAAGGAAGGCGCTCTCGGAGCTGCAGCCGGCATAACGAAAACGCACGCGGTGGAGCGCACCTTCCAGATGGCATGGACGAGAAGCCGCATCGAGCTGCGAAGCCTCGGACTGGAGCAAGCGGAAGCGTTCGTGTTCCAGCGGCTTGCGGCGCAGGTGCTGTATACGCCGCCGCTAAGCGGCGAACGGAGCTCCCGCATTTTGGCCAACGTCAAGGGACAGCCGGGATTGTGGGCCTTCGGCATCTCCGGCGACAGACCAGTAGTGGTCGCCGAGATTGACAAACGCAGCCGCCTCCCGTTTGTCATCAAGCTGCTGACCGGCCATGAATATTTGCGCCGTCTCGGCATTCGCTTCGATCTGGTGCTGCTGAATCGGTCGGCGGACGGCTACGAGCAGGATCTGCAGGACGCGTTGAGCCGTGCCGTAGAGCATGGCGTCGACCGCTTCGGAGCGGGACACGCCAACATTCACGTCCTTCCTGTCGGACGGCTCTCGGAGGAGGATATGACGCTGCTGCTCTCCGTAGCAAGGCTGCTGCTGCGCTCAAGCGGCCCCTCTCTCGCCGTCCAGCTTCGCCAGCTGCGGGGTGTGCGGGAGCATGGCTCGCTGAAGGCGCGCGCGGTGGAACGCAGCCGCACAAGGAGCGAGAGACAGGGCGACGCCCTGGATTCGGCGGCACTGAGCGATCATGCAGACAGCGCGGAGCTGTTGCCGATGGACAAGCCTGCCTCTCCTTCGCAGGAAGGGCGCGCTGTTACGCTGGATGCCAAGGATGTGTTGTTCCACAACGGCTGGGGCGGCTTTACGCCTGACGGGAAGCAATACAAGCTGCTTATTGAAGGCGGCAAGCACCTGCCGGCGCCATGGATTAACGTCCTGTCCAATCCCGGCTTCGGAGCTATCGTATCGGAGCTCGGCACCGGCTACACGTTCTGGCGAAACAGCAGAGAGTGCAAGCTGACGCCTTGGTCGAACGACCCCGTGCTGGATCCGCCGGGTGAAATCGGCTATTTGCGTGACGAGGATTCGGGCGGCTTGTGGACGCTGACCCCTTGCGCGGGCAACGATGCCAGCCCTTATCTGGTCACACATGGGCTCGGCCATTCCTCCTTCGAGCATGAGCGATACGGCATACGCCATACGCTGAAGCTGTTTGTGCCGATGGATGATCCCGTCAAAATTATGCGTCTGCGGCTCACGAACCATTCCGCTGTGACAAGACGAATGTCCGTGACCTATTATGCGGAGTGGGTCATCGGGGTGCAGCGCCAATCGAACGCATCCTTCATCGCCAGCGAATGGGACCACGACGCTGAAATTTTAACCGCGCAGAACAGGTATCAGGAAATATTCCGGGAAGCCACACCGTTCCTCGGTGTATTCCCTCAAGGTATCAAGGATGAAGACGGATTGTCATGGACAGCTGATCAGCTCGGCTTCGTTGGCCGGAATGGAAGCGTGGAGCGTCCTTCTGCGTTGTCTCGCGTCAGTCTGGACAAGCGAGTCGGGGTTCATGCCGCCAGCTGTGGAGCCGTTCAGCGCAAGCTGACGCTTAAGCCCGGCGAGGAGATGGAAGTTATTATCCTGCTGGGCTGCGCCACCTCCAGAGCCCAAGCTGCGGCGCTTGCACAAGAATATTCGGACAGTGCGCGCTGCGACGCCGCATGGCAAGGCACCTCCAGCCATTGGGAGGAAACGCTGGAGCAGATTGTGGTCGATACGCCTTCCCAGGAGACGAACATTCTGCTTAACGGCTGGCTGCTGTATCAATCGCTTGCTTGCCGCATGTGGGCGCGAACCGCATTTTATCAAGCCGGGGGCGCCTTCGGCTTCCGGGACCAGCTGCAGGATTCGCTTGCGATTCTGCATACCCGTCCAGAGCTGACGAGAAGGCAAATTTTGCTCAGCGCCTCTCATCAGTACGAAGAGGGCGATGTGCAGCATTGGTGGCATGAAGAGACCAGCCGCGGCATTCGCACCCTGTTCTCCGACGACTTGCTTTGGCTGCCCTATACGGTTTCCCGTTATATCGACCATACAGGGGACAGAACCGTATTGGACGAGGTCGTCGCCTATATTACCAGTGAAACGCTGCGGGAAGGCGAGCATGAACGGTATGAGGAGACGGTGCGGTCCCAGCAAGCCGGCAGCGTCTATGAGCATTGCTGCCGCGCCATCGACAAGTCGCTGCAGCGAATCGGCGAGCATGGGCTGCCGCATATCGGAGTTGGCGACTGGAACGACGGCATGAACCTGGTTGGGGATGAGGGCAGAGGCGAAAGCGTTTGGCTCGGCTGGTTCCTGTGCGAGGTGCTGAAGCGGTTCGAGCCGTTATGCGAGAGCCTTGGCGAACAAGATCGCGGCGATCGCTACAGGCTGGCTCGCGAGAAGCTTGCAGAAGCTCTTCACGAGCATGGCTGGGACGGACAATGGTACCGCCGTGCCTTCACTGATGCAGGCACATGGCTGGGCTCCCTGCAGAATGAGGAATGCCGGATCGACGCCATCGCCCAATCCTGGTCGGTCATCTCCGGCGCAGGCGCTCCTGACCGGGCGCAACAGGCCATGACCTCGTTCGACCGGGAATTGGTCGATCGTGATATGGGCGTCGTCAGACTGCTGGCTCCTCCATTCGATCGCACCGAGCCAAGCCCTGGCTATATCCAGGGGTATCCGCCGGGCATCCGCGAGAACGGCGCGCAATATACGCACGGCGTCATCTGGAGCATTGTAGCCTGGTGCAAGCTTGGACGCGGAGACAAGGCCTTTGAGCTCTTCCGCATGCTGAATCCGGTCAACCATACGAGAACCGAGCGCGAGGTGCGGACCTATTATGGCGAGCCTTATGTTATGGCTGCGGATGTGTACACGGCGGAGCCTCATCAGGGCCACGCCGGCTGGACCTGGTATACGGGCGCCTCAAGCTGGATGTATCAGAGCGGAATCGAATGGATCTTGGGCCTGCGCAAGCAAGACAAGCGATTGTATCTGAATCCATGCGTTCCGGCCGAATGGCCTGGCTTCCATGCCGCCTACAGATACGGCCAGACACGCTACCATCTGAGCTTTCTGCGAGAGCGAGACGGCGACTTCGATCTGATCGCCGGTCAAGAGACCTATATCGAGCTGGAGGATTCCGGCGGCGATCGTCACCTCACCATTCAACTCCAATAA